GGAACGTATTGGAAATATTGATGTTGCGTTAATCAATAATCGTTTTTTTGATGAACAATTGGCGGATAGAATCGGCACATCTGTAAAAGCAATTGGAGAACAACCTCTCGCACCGGCAATTTTGGTCACCGGAAATGCCCGTAATAATCAAAACCAAGACATCGCTGCGAATGTCAATTTTGTTGGTGCCGATGCGCGATTTTTCTCACTTTTCCCCAAAAATGAGGCTCAATCCCCACTCGATTCTTTATTGCGAAAAGCTGGTTCGAGCCGAATAATTTCTGTTGTGATTAACCAAACCCTCCGTCAAAATTTAAATGTGGATATTGGCGATCGGATTCAAATAGGTTTGCAGCAGCAAAGTGGCATTCACCGGGAATCGCTTTTTGGCGATAAAAATACCGAACAAGTCATCCAATCACAGCGCGTTCGTGTTGTCGGTATTATCCCCGATGAGGGGATCGGGCGTTTCGGATTGAATGCAATGCAAACAACACAGGCAAACGCTTTTATTTCGCTGGCAGATTTGCAAACTATTTTGGTGCAACCCGGCAAAGTGAATGCTATGTTTGGCGGTGTTGAGAATGTGTCTGAAACAAAACAATTACTTGATTTAGCGTTAACTGAACACCTTTCCCTTGCGGATTATGGCTTATCGATTTCCAACATTTCCGGCACTTTTGTGTTGCAAAGTGATGCTTTCGTTGTCAACGCAAACCTCGATTCACTTGCCAGAAATACAGCCGCAAAAATGCGCGCAAAACATATGGCGGTTTACACATATCTCGCAAACGAGGTTAGAAATGACAGTCGAAAAATTCCATATTCGACAATTGCCGCAATTGATGTTGCAGAATCCCGATATTTTGGCGGGCTAATCACCCAAACTGATGATACACTTCAACACATCCCCGAAAATACAATTGTTCTGAATGAATGGGCAGCTGCCGATCTCGATCCGCAAATCGGCGATTCACTGGCGTTGAGCTATTTTATTACCGGAAATACAGCCAGCCTGGATACAGGGGAAACACGACTGAAATATTACGGTGAAGTAAAAATTGCCGGATTGGGAGTAAAACCATATTTGACACCCGATTTCCCCGGGATAAACGATGCGCCAAGAATTGCAGAGTGGCGCCCGCCATTTCCGGTTGATCTGTCAACAGTTCGGACAAAAGACGAAAATTATTGGGAAAAATATCGTGCTTTACCCAAAGGCTTCGTTTCTTTAGAAACGGGCGAGCGACTATGGGCGAACCGTTTTGGCAAGCTTACGGCATTGTGGCTGCGGCCGGATATTGATGCAACAGGGAATTTCGAACGGGAATTCAGCAAAACATTGCTAAAAAATATCAAGCCGGAAACAGAAAATTTTGTTTTTCAAGATATTCAAAAACAACTGGTTACGGGTTCATCTGCGGCTACGGATTTTAACGGATTGTTCATTGGATTCAGCCTTTTTTTGATCATCTCCTCTGCATTGTTGATTGGATTGCTGTTTCGGTTGTTCGTTGAAAACCGCAGCCGGGAAATCGGTGTTAGGCTGGCGATGGGATTTACACCTGCCAAAATTCAAAAAATTTTGGTAACCGAAACCATATGGAGCGCTGTTGGCGGCGGTGTTGTGGGTTGCGCACTTGGCGTTGGTTACGCCGCACTTATGATTTATGGATTAAAAACCATTTGGGCAAACGCCACTGGAACACAACTATTGTCCCTGCATGTTACTTCGCTCAGTTTTATTGTTGGCTTTTGCGGCGCAATTTTGGTCGCTGCAATTGCTATTTGGCGAACGTTGCGGAAAATCAGCCATCAGTCACCGGTAACCCTTGTGAGCAACGGCATTTTTGATCGCAGTGCAAAAACGCCCCGGAGACAGCCTCAAAAAGCTACGACGGTCACCATTATTATCGCTCTTTCAATTATTGCCGGTGTATTTTTGGGGATTTTAGCGGACCCACGGCAACAGCCAATTTATTTTTTCATTACCGGCGTATTGATGCTTGCCGGTGGCGTTTACTGGCTGAATATGGGTTTGCAAATTTGGCATCGAAAACGTCGTCAATCAGAACGGGCATTTTCGCTTATTGAGGTAGGTATTCGAAATAATTTGCGGCGGTCTGGCGGGAGCATGTTGAGCGTGGGATTGGTCGCCAGCGCCGTGTTTTTGATCGTGGCGGTCAGCGCTAACCGCAAGGATTATCAACAAGATACGGTTGAAAAAAAATCCGGGGTGGGTGGTTTTTCGCTAATCGCTGAATCGTCGCTGCCTGTATTCCTTTCGCTGCAAAACAATGCCGGACGGTTCGATTTGGGATTCTCAGACCGCGAATCGAAATTGTTGCAAAACAGCAATATTTTTTCGTTACGTTTGCTTCCCGGTGAGGATGCCAGTTGCCTCAATTTGTATAAACCGGAAAAACCGAGAGTTTTGGGTGTTCCGGCAAATTTCGTGTCACGAGGCGGATTTTCGTTTCAATCGTCCGAAATTGAATCGGAAAACCCGTGGGAATTACTCAATCAACCGCTGGAAAACGGCATTATCCCGGCAATCGGCGATGCCAATTCGGTGCAATGGATTTTGCACTCCGGACTCGGACAGGATTATCAAATTACAACTGTTTCGGGCAAAACTATCACGTTTCGATTTGTCGCTTTGCTGAACACCAGTATTTTTCAAAGCGAAATTTTGATCGCAGAACATTCTTTTCAAAAGTTATTTCCCGAAATTGCCGGCTACCAATATTTTTTATTAAATCCCCCCATTGCAAAACGCGATTCTGTCAAACTTGCAATCGAATCTGCATTATCTGATTATGGCATTGATGTTGTTTCAACTACAAAAAAATTGGCGGAATTCCAACGAGTTGAAAATACCTATCTTTCGGTATTTCAAATATTAGGCGGTTTTGGGTTGCTGCTCGGCACAATTGGACTGGGCATCGTTTTGGTGAGAAATGTGCTGGAAAGACGCGGTGAGTTTGCCGCAATGCGTGCGTTTGGCTTCCGGCAAAAGTTGCTCAGAAAAATGCTCGTTACAGAAATTTTAATGCAAGTTATTTGCGGAATGATCATCGGTGTTTTGGCCGCGTTGGTGGCAATAATTCCACAATTATTGGCGCGGTTTGATCAGGTGCCTTGGCTGAATTTGGGATTCACTTTAATTTCAATTATGATTATTGCGGCTATTGTTTCTATTGTTGCTGCGATACGCGCTTTAAAAATTCCGCTACTGCCGGCGCTTCGGTCGGAGTTGTAAATTTCAATAAACAGTAAACTTCACTGCACACGGCGTTTCTGCCAAAATCTCTCAAGACTTGCTAAAACATTCCGATTTTTGATATTATAAAAGGATTTTTTCATTGAAAAGGATTTCAAAGGAGTTTTATCATGCCGGCACCAACTGTGTACCTGGTAAATTCGGATACATATTTTCTCGAGCAAATGCAACGCCGATTGCTTCCCAACGGTATTCACGTTGAAGAGCAGGAATTGGAAGATTTACCAAAGCTGTTTGAACCACGGTTTCAGGAAGATTGCGTTATTCTGAATGTTGATATGAGTAACGTTCATCAACTCATCTATCACAAAATTTTTGACCTGCTGCACCAAAAACCCCATCCCGAAATGTATGCACTTGTTTACGACGAAAGCTTGATAAAAGTGATCAACAATCATGCAGGTGATGAAATAAAGACGTATGGCGCAAATATTTTGCTTGAACGATTGGTGCTTAACCTGCTCACAAACCTGACCAATTTGCGTTATCAGGAAGGAGATGTGGATTACCAATTGGTGATGCACGGTCATTTGTCTGAACTTGCGTTGCCGAAATTAATTGAATATTTGCAAAAAAGTAGTTTCACCGGTCGGGTTTCCATCGAAGTAACCGCGGATCAGGAAGGATTGCTCCAGTTTCACAATGGTAAACTCCGGAAAATTGTGCACCAGGATTTTGCCGAACAGCAAGCACTCCATTTTTTGGCGCTGAACGGCATGCAATATCGAGTAGAACAGGAGTTGGTGAACAACCGAGCATTAACGGCACATCTCGCTAATTCTCGAAATAGTGCAGCAATTTCGCTAAACGACTTGTTGACGGATGTCTTTTATTTTATGCATGAAGAATTTGAGCGCATTATCCGACCAGAAGCCATTCAACGTGTGGTTGAAGATACTTTCCTGATGTTCGGAAATTGGGAAAAAGACGGTTTGTATTTTCTGTACAATCCGGAGTGGCAGGAAAAATTACAAATTGTCGGTGAAATTCAGTCCTATCAGGTCAGCAATATTCTGGAAATGTATGAAACGATTTTCAGTGACTTATCCGGCAAAACCAACCTCAACAGCTTCGATGAATTTATT
The window above is part of the Calditrichia bacterium genome. Proteins encoded here:
- a CDS encoding DUF4388 domain-containing protein — protein: MPAPTVYLVNSDTYFLEQMQRRLLPNGIHVEEQELEDLPKLFEPRFQEDCVILNVDMSNVHQLIYHKIFDLLHQKPHPEMYALVYDESLIKVINNHAGDEIKTYGANILLERLVLNLLTNLTNLRYQEGDVDYQLVMHGHLSELALPKLIEYLQKSSFTGRVSIEVTADQEGLLQFHNGKLRKIVHQDFAEQQALHFLALNGMQYRVEQELVNNRALTAHLANSRNSAAISLNDLLTDVFYFMHEEFERIIRPEAIQRVVEDTFLMFGNWEKDGLYFLYNPEWQEKLQIVGEIQSYQVSNILEMYETIFSDLSGKTNLNSFDEFINSLNEIKPYMMQMRQLQPLLADTEINML
- a CDS encoding FtsX-like permease family protein, whose protein sequence is MRQSITHFWRFHLALMFGVAVATAILSGAMIVGDSVSGSLRSLSLERIGNIDVALINNRFFDEQLADRIGTSVKAIGEQPLAPAILVTGNARNNQNQDIAANVNFVGADARFFSLFPKNEAQSPLDSLLRKAGSSRIISVVINQTLRQNLNVDIGDRIQIGLQQQSGIHRESLFGDKNTEQVIQSQRVRVVGIIPDEGIGRFGLNAMQTTQANAFISLADLQTILVQPGKVNAMFGGVENVSETKQLLDLALTEHLSLADYGLSISNISGTFVLQSDAFVVNANLDSLARNTAAKMRAKHMAVYTYLANEVRNDSRKIPYSTIAAIDVAESRYFGGLITQTDDTLQHIPENTIVLNEWAAADLDPQIGDSLALSYFITGNTASLDTGETRLKYYGEVKIAGLGVKPYLTPDFPGINDAPRIAEWRPPFPVDLSTVRTKDENYWEKYRALPKGFVSLETGERLWANRFGKLTALWLRPDIDATGNFEREFSKTLLKNIKPETENFVFQDIQKQLVTGSSAATDFNGLFIGFSLFLIISSALLIGLLFRLFVENRSREIGVRLAMGFTPAKIQKILVTETIWSAVGGGVVGCALGVGYAALMIYGLKTIWANATGTQLLSLHVTSLSFIVGFCGAILVAAIAIWRTLRKISHQSPVTLVSNGIFDRSAKTPRRQPQKATTVTIIIALSIIAGVFLGILADPRQQPIYFFITGVLMLAGGVYWLNMGLQIWHRKRRQSERAFSLIEVGIRNNLRRSGGSMLSVGLVASAVFLIVAVSANRKDYQQDTVEKKSGVGGFSLIAESSLPVFLSLQNNAGRFDLGFSDRESKLLQNSNIFSLRLLPGEDASCLNLYKPEKPRVLGVPANFVSRGGFSFQSSEIESENPWELLNQPLENGIIPAIGDANSVQWILHSGLGQDYQITTVSGKTITFRFVALLNTSIFQSEILIAEHSFQKLFPEIAGYQYFLLNPPIAKRDSVKLAIESALSDYGIDVVSTTKKLAEFQRVENTYLSVFQILGGFGLLLGTIGLGIVLVRNVLERRGEFAAMRAFGFRQKLLRKMLVTEILMQVICGMIIGVLAALVAIIPQLLARFDQVPWLNLGFTLISIMIIAAIVSIVAAIRALKIPLLPALRSEL